A genomic stretch from Arthrobacter sp. KBS0702 includes:
- a CDS encoding DUF6541 family protein — MIYADLAPLVFAAIVVLMVPGLLVSWAAGARGWVLAGSAGPVSVSIISVTAILTGFAGLPWGMVVILAVSAVLAAAIFVLRRLLPARLRNHGAPVPAGHGTGHGLLLGYGPRHWAGIILGWFAVGVVFLVLFWRMGQIFGSIDNISQTFDNVFHLNAVRYIVDTGNASSLRVSGFTSSTGMGGFYPAAWHDVASLTQQLTGSTVPAAVNATNVAISALLWPLSCLLLATAVFGKRRMVVVSAAAFAAGFSSFPYLMLDFGVLYPNLLSIALLPASIGLAALALRAARGLVLPTVSAWILGLGSLPGLALAHPSQMLALLAWTYPAILVAAVALFRHWRGRFGTPRAAGVVLVALAAYTAALIVAWKLIRPDEAQSTWQPIQGLAQAFGQALTSAPQGRPIPWLIFALTLAGIWAMLRQRRHLWVLMMFGISCVMFIVVSGYPFGPLRTWFGGVWYNDPFRLAALLPVAALPVAVMGVVWLTDLVHGAVRSRLAEGKAPAFAAWTTGSRATVASAVAGVLVFTGLLGLSQGGTVSASVASAAGSYALTPAARLVDTNEMILLRRVAAEIPADNTVVSSPWTGASMVYAIADRKSLTPHIFSEFGADTSAILNRLNQAGEDPAICDIVRRLKTYYVLDFGTREIHGHVHTMPGLVDMATDPDFTLVDSQGDAKLYKVTACGN, encoded by the coding sequence ATGATTTACGCCGATTTGGCTCCCCTTGTCTTCGCCGCAATCGTGGTGCTGATGGTCCCCGGCCTCCTGGTTTCCTGGGCCGCCGGAGCACGGGGGTGGGTGCTGGCAGGATCCGCCGGGCCCGTGAGCGTCTCCATCATCTCGGTGACCGCTATCCTGACCGGGTTCGCGGGGCTGCCCTGGGGCATGGTCGTGATCCTGGCCGTTTCCGCCGTTCTTGCCGCCGCAATCTTTGTGCTGCGCCGCCTGCTGCCGGCCCGGCTGCGGAACCATGGGGCACCGGTCCCCGCCGGGCACGGCACCGGGCACGGCCTGCTGCTGGGCTACGGGCCGCGCCACTGGGCCGGCATCATCCTCGGCTGGTTTGCCGTCGGCGTGGTCTTTCTCGTGCTGTTCTGGCGCATGGGCCAGATTTTCGGCAGCATCGACAACATTTCGCAGACCTTTGACAACGTCTTCCACCTCAACGCGGTGCGCTACATCGTCGACACCGGCAACGCGTCGTCGTTGCGTGTCAGCGGTTTCACCTCGTCCACCGGGATGGGCGGCTTCTACCCGGCCGCCTGGCATGATGTCGCTTCGCTCACGCAGCAGCTGACCGGCAGCACCGTCCCCGCGGCCGTCAATGCCACCAACGTCGCCATCTCCGCGCTCCTTTGGCCGCTGTCCTGCCTCCTGCTCGCCACGGCCGTCTTCGGCAAGCGGCGGATGGTCGTCGTCTCTGCTGCCGCCTTTGCCGCCGGCTTCAGCTCGTTCCCCTACCTGATGCTGGACTTCGGTGTCCTCTACCCCAACCTGCTCTCGATCGCGCTGCTCCCGGCCAGCATCGGCCTGGCGGCCCTGGCGCTGCGCGCCGCCCGCGGACTCGTGCTGCCCACGGTTTCCGCCTGGATCCTCGGGCTGGGCTCGCTTCCGGGGCTGGCACTGGCCCACCCAAGCCAGATGCTGGCGCTGCTGGCCTGGACGTACCCCGCCATCCTGGTGGCCGCCGTCGCCCTGTTCCGGCACTGGCGGGGCCGCTTCGGCACGCCGCGTGCGGCCGGCGTCGTCCTCGTTGCGCTGGCCGCTTACACGGCCGCGTTGATCGTCGCCTGGAAGCTGATCCGTCCGGACGAGGCCCAGTCCACCTGGCAGCCCATCCAGGGCCTTGCCCAGGCGTTCGGACAGGCCCTGACCAGCGCCCCGCAGGGCCGGCCCATCCCCTGGCTGATCTTCGCCCTGACCCTGGCCGGGATCTGGGCCATGCTCAGGCAGCGGCGCCACTTGTGGGTGCTCATGATGTTCGGGATCTCTTGCGTGATGTTCATCGTCGTCTCCGGTTATCCGTTTGGCCCGCTGCGGACCTGGTTCGGCGGCGTCTGGTACAACGATCCGTTCCGGCTGGCGGCCCTGCTGCCGGTGGCCGCCCTGCCCGTCGCCGTTATGGGCGTTGTCTGGCTGACCGACCTCGTGCACGGGGCGGTCCGCTCCCGGCTGGCCGAAGGCAAGGCCCCGGCGTTCGCCGCTTGGACCACCGGGTCGCGGGCCACCGTCGCGTCCGCAGTGGCCGGCGTCCTGGTGTTCACCGGTCTCCTCGGGCTCTCCCAGGGCGGGACCGTGAGCGCCTCCGTCGCCTCGGCCGCCGGAAGCTACGCACTCACACCGGCCGCCCGGCTGGTGGACACGAACGAGATGATCCTGCTGCGGCGGGTCGCGGCGGAAATTCCGGCAGACAACACCGTGGTGTCCAGCCCGTGGACCGGCGCCTCGATGGTCTACGCCATTGCGGACCGGAAATCCCTGACGCCGCACATCTTCAGCGAGTTCGGCGCCGACACCAGCGCCATCCTGAACCGGCTCAACCAGGCGGGCGAAGACCCGGCGATCTGCGACATCGTCCGGCGGCTCAAAACCTACTACGTGCTGGACTTCGGCACCCGCGAAATCCACGGCCACGTCCACACGATGCCGGGGCTCGTTGACATGGCGACCGACCCGGACTTCACCCTGGTTGACTCCCAGGGCGACGCGAAACTGTACAAAGTCACAGCCTGCGGCAATTAA
- a CDS encoding S8 family serine peptidase, producing the protein MPFRPASTRNFLFTAVLCTLTALGTGTAVAVVPGAPSGPAAPAPTQPAATAEAPAPGTPADPVAPTASPTATTAPSAPAATPSPSPTAESSTAAPAPSSTMAPTAPAPAPTDGTARYIVRYAKATDIGAKADGLASQGVAVEKTFTHALKGAAITATPAKAEQLKQAPGVVAVQLDQRVSIAQDSSPWGLDRTDQRSLPLNTYYQPLGSGAGVKAYIVDTGLRSTHVDFQGRVAPGWSYDGLGTGDCNGHGTHVAGTVAGTQYGMAKSATIVPVRVLYCDGSGYSSDVIAGLDWVTADHKAGQPAVINMSMAGFSDAAFDAAVQGAIDDGITVVAAAGNYRQDACSGSPARVPAVLTVAASDKGDNQASFSNYGSCVDLYAPGVSVTSAGFSSDTAERIESGTSMASPHVAGAAAVLLSRNPSMTPAQVSSALIDGATVGIINGATPGTPNRLLYVPSPLALKASELNGRFGAQTSGETYGLKDGGGYLSFDIGAIHWSPGTGAHTTAGAIRALWGGRGFENGSLGYPTTDALNYPNGGVAQIFQGGSVYWTADGGAHTTAGAIRAAWGVQGFESGKLGYPVTDELDYPNGGRAQGFQGGAIYWTAATGAHATSGAIRDAWGTLGFETGKLGYPTTDELSSANGGRAQAFQGGSIYWTAATGAHASSGPIRAAWAALGFETGKLGYPTTDEMSTSNGGVAQAFQNGSIYWTADTGARPSYGPIRTAWAAQGFEGGKLGYPTTDVLGYPNGGQAQVYQGGSIYWTAATGAHATSGPIRAVWAAQGFEGGKLGYPTADETPTINGGTVQTFQGGAIYWTAATGAHATSGAIRAAYAAQGLEGGKLGYPTADETPTINGGTVQTFQGGSIYWTAATGAHASTDPIRAAWAALGYEAGALGFPSTDELNYPNGGVAQAYQGGAIYWTANTGAHATSGPIRAAYAAQGFEGGKLGYPTGDQGPAANGGMVQAFQGGAIYWTAATGARTSSGPIREAWAALGYESGILGYPISGELSYPNGGLAQAYQGGSIYWTSATGAHATSGPIRAAWAAQGFEGGKLGYPTGDQAPAANGGMVQTFQGGAIYWTGATGARISSGPLRDAWAALGYEGGKLGYPVTDQLSYPNGGIAQAYQGGAIYWTAETGAHATAGPIRTAWAAQGFEGGKLGYPTTDEAATANGGRAQAFQGGAIHWTAATGAHITTGPIRAAWAALGFETGTLGYPVTDELSYPNGGRAQVFQGGSIYWTAATGAHASAGPIRAAWAALGFESGTLGYPTTDELSYPNGGRAQAYQGGSIYWTAATGAHATFGPIRDAWAAQGFESGKLGYPTTDQYAIANGGVAQGFQGGTISWTSAGGAVIKYP; encoded by the coding sequence ATGCCATTTCGCCCCGCCTCCACGAGGAATTTCCTTTTCACCGCAGTCCTCTGCACGCTGACGGCGCTTGGCACCGGGACAGCCGTCGCCGTCGTCCCCGGCGCCCCGTCCGGCCCCGCCGCGCCAGCCCCTACGCAGCCGGCGGCAACTGCCGAGGCACCCGCTCCCGGCACTCCCGCCGACCCTGTGGCCCCGACGGCCTCGCCGACGGCAACCACGGCCCCGTCCGCACCGGCAGCCACCCCGTCGCCCTCCCCCACTGCCGAGAGTTCGACGGCGGCGCCCGCCCCGTCCTCCACCATGGCCCCCACGGCACCCGCTCCTGCCCCGACGGACGGGACAGCCCGCTACATTGTCCGCTACGCCAAGGCCACAGACATCGGTGCCAAGGCCGACGGCCTGGCGTCCCAGGGCGTTGCGGTGGAGAAGACGTTCACGCACGCGCTAAAAGGGGCCGCAATCACCGCGACCCCCGCGAAAGCGGAGCAGCTCAAGCAGGCGCCCGGCGTCGTGGCTGTCCAGCTCGACCAGCGCGTCAGCATCGCCCAGGATTCCTCCCCGTGGGGCCTCGACCGGACCGATCAGCGCAGTCTCCCGTTGAACACCTATTACCAACCCCTCGGCTCCGGCGCCGGCGTCAAGGCGTACATCGTGGACACCGGGCTTCGGTCTACGCACGTCGATTTCCAAGGGCGCGTCGCTCCGGGCTGGAGTTACGACGGCCTCGGAACCGGCGACTGCAACGGGCATGGGACGCACGTCGCCGGCACCGTGGCTGGCACCCAATACGGCATGGCAAAGTCTGCGACCATTGTGCCGGTGCGGGTCCTCTACTGCGACGGTTCCGGTTATTCCTCCGATGTCATTGCCGGCCTGGACTGGGTCACCGCCGACCACAAGGCCGGCCAACCCGCCGTGATCAACATGAGCATGGCAGGCTTCAGCGATGCCGCCTTCGATGCGGCCGTGCAGGGGGCCATTGACGACGGCATCACCGTCGTCGCCGCGGCGGGCAACTACCGCCAGGACGCCTGCTCCGGTTCCCCTGCCAGAGTCCCTGCCGTGCTGACCGTGGCCGCAAGCGATAAAGGGGACAACCAGGCCTCATTCTCCAACTACGGCAGCTGCGTGGATCTCTACGCACCAGGCGTCAGCGTCACCTCGGCGGGCTTTTCCTCCGACACCGCGGAACGGATCGAGTCGGGCACGTCGATGGCCTCGCCCCACGTGGCCGGCGCGGCGGCCGTCCTCCTGTCCCGGAATCCGTCAATGACGCCCGCCCAGGTCAGCTCGGCCCTGATCGACGGCGCCACCGTGGGGATCATCAACGGTGCGACGCCGGGCACCCCTAACCGCTTGCTGTACGTGCCCTCCCCCCTGGCGCTCAAGGCTTCCGAGCTGAACGGGCGCTTCGGGGCACAGACCTCCGGTGAGACCTATGGCCTCAAGGACGGTGGTGGCTACCTTTCCTTTGACATCGGCGCCATTCACTGGAGTCCCGGCACCGGCGCCCACACCACTGCCGGCGCCATTCGCGCCCTGTGGGGCGGCCGCGGCTTCGAGAACGGCAGCCTGGGCTACCCCACCACCGATGCCCTGAACTATCCCAACGGCGGGGTCGCCCAGATCTTCCAAGGCGGCTCGGTGTACTGGACCGCCGACGGCGGCGCCCACACGACGGCAGGCGCCATCCGTGCGGCCTGGGGTGTCCAAGGGTTCGAAAGCGGCAAGCTCGGCTACCCGGTCACCGACGAGCTGGACTACCCCAACGGCGGACGTGCGCAGGGTTTCCAGGGCGGTGCCATCTACTGGACCGCGGCCACCGGCGCCCACGCCACGTCGGGGGCCATCCGGGACGCGTGGGGAACCCTCGGCTTTGAAACCGGCAAACTCGGCTACCCCACCACGGACGAGCTCAGCTCCGCCAACGGCGGTCGCGCGCAAGCCTTCCAGGGCGGTTCCATCTACTGGACCGCGGCCACCGGCGCCCACGCCTCGTCCGGGCCCATCAGGGCCGCCTGGGCCGCACTGGGCTTTGAAACAGGCAAGCTTGGCTACCCCACGACCGACGAAATGTCGACGAGCAACGGCGGCGTAGCGCAAGCCTTCCAAAACGGCTCCATCTACTGGACCGCCGACACCGGCGCCCGTCCCAGCTACGGCCCAATCCGAACCGCCTGGGCGGCGCAGGGGTTCGAGGGCGGAAAACTCGGCTACCCCACAACTGACGTTCTGGGCTACCCCAACGGCGGCCAGGCCCAGGTCTACCAAGGTGGCTCCATCTACTGGACCGCCGCCACCGGCGCCCACGCCACGTCCGGGCCCATCCGTGCAGTCTGGGCGGCGCAGGGCTTCGAAGGCGGCAAACTCGGCTACCCGACGGCGGACGAGACGCCGACGATCAACGGCGGAACCGTCCAGACCTTCCAAGGCGGAGCCATCTACTGGACCGCAGCCACCGGCGCCCACGCCACGTCCGGGGCGATCCGGGCCGCCTATGCCGCGCAGGGCTTGGAAGGAGGCAAACTCGGCTACCCGACGGCGGATGAGACGCCGACGATCAACGGCGGAACCGTCCAGACCTTCCAGGGCGGTTCCATCTACTGGACCGCAGCCACGGGCGCCCACGCCAGCACCGACCCAATCCGGGCAGCCTGGGCAGCCTTGGGCTACGAAGCCGGCGCACTGGGCTTCCCCAGCACCGACGAACTCAACTACCCTAACGGCGGGGTCGCGCAGGCCTACCAGGGCGGGGCCATCTACTGGACCGCGAACACCGGCGCGCACGCCACGTCCGGTCCCATCCGGGCCGCCTATGCCGCGCAGGGTTTCGAAGGCGGCAAACTTGGCTACCCCACCGGTGACCAAGGACCGGCAGCGAACGGCGGCATGGTCCAGGCCTTCCAGGGCGGCGCCATCTACTGGACCGCAGCCACGGGGGCCCGCACCAGCTCCGGCCCCATCCGGGAAGCCTGGGCGGCACTGGGTTACGAAAGCGGGATCCTCGGCTACCCGATCTCGGGCGAGCTCAGCTACCCCAACGGCGGCCTGGCTCAGGCCTACCAAGGCGGCTCCATCTACTGGACCTCCGCCACGGGCGCGCACGCCACGTCCGGGCCCATCCGGGCCGCGTGGGCGGCGCAGGGCTTTGAGGGCGGCAAACTTGGCTACCCCACGGGTGACCAGGCTCCGGCAGCCAACGGCGGCATGGTCCAGACCTTCCAAGGCGGCGCCATCTACTGGACCGGTGCCACCGGCGCCCGCATCAGCTCCGGCCCCCTCCGCGATGCCTGGGCCGCCCTGGGGTACGAAGGCGGCAAACTCGGCTATCCGGTGACGGACCAGCTCAGCTACCCCAACGGTGGCATCGCGCAGGCCTACCAGGGCGGCGCGATCTACTGGACCGCGGAAACCGGCGCCCATGCCACCGCCGGACCCATCCGTACCGCCTGGGCCGCGCAGGGCTTCGAGGGCGGGAAGCTCGGCTATCCGACGACGGACGAGGCCGCCACCGCCAATGGTGGTCGGGCCCAGGCGTTCCAGGGCGGGGCCATCCACTGGACGGCGGCCACCGGCGCCCACATCACCACCGGCCCGATCCGCGCCGCATGGGCCGCTCTCGGCTTTGAGACCGGCACGCTCGGCTACCCTGTCACGGACGAGCTGAGCTACCCCAACGGCGGACGCGCGCAGGTGTTCCAGGGCGGCTCGATCTACTGGACCGCGGCCACCGGCGCCCACGCGTCCGCCGGCCCGATCCGTGCGGCGTGGGCAGCGCTGGGCTTTGAGAGCGGCACGCTCGGCTACCCCACCACGGATGAGCTGAGCTACCCCAACGGCGGCCGGGCACAGGCCTACCAGGGCGGCTCCATCTACTGGACCGCGGCCACCGGCGCCCATGCCACGTTCGGCCCGATTCGGGACGCCTGGGCAGCGCAGGGCTTTGAAAGCGGCAAGCTCGGATACCCCACCACCGATCAGTACGCCATCGCGAACGGCGGCGTCGCCCAGGGGTTCCAAGGCGGGACGATCTCCTGGACCTCGGCCGGCGGTGCAGTGATCAAGTACCCGTGA